One stretch of Candidatus Saccharibacteria bacterium oral taxon 488 DNA includes these proteins:
- a CDS encoding glycosyltransferase family 4 protein: MRAQPTIAIVHDWLYGGGAEQVVLALHQLYPDAPIYTSYCSRTWREKLDNKVVTGYLQRWPFAQLRRLLPVLRQRWFARLDLGQFDIIISSSGNGEAKFIQTRPDQRHICYCHTPTHFYWRHYQEYLRRPSFRPRWLARLGLRLLVRPLRRRDYQAAQHVDVFLANSTAIQADIKQFYDRDSIVVFPPVQTTRFMALAKTRPRSVTLPNRPRCLVWGRLVPMKRLDLVIQACQQLGWPLDIMGDGPDRERLEKLAGESTRFLGYVSDEARAAAIQQADLFIFTAHEDFGVAPVEALAAGLPVVAYQAGGALDYISPGKNGWFFAEQTVESLVATLQTLPDQRVSPRAIAASAKPFAEHAFTLAIKKIVTNERRGTHAHRH, translated from the coding sequence ATGCGCGCCCAGCCGACCATCGCGATCGTTCACGACTGGTTGTATGGTGGTGGCGCCGAGCAGGTTGTCTTGGCGCTACATCAGCTCTATCCTGACGCCCCGATTTATACCTCGTACTGCTCGAGAACGTGGCGAGAGAAGCTTGATAACAAGGTAGTGACCGGGTATTTGCAGCGTTGGCCATTTGCCCAGCTCAGGCGACTACTGCCAGTGCTCAGGCAGCGGTGGTTTGCGCGGCTGGATCTCGGGCAATTTGATATTATTATTTCCAGCTCTGGTAATGGTGAGGCCAAGTTTATCCAAACCCGCCCCGATCAACGACATATCTGCTATTGTCATACGCCGACGCATTTTTATTGGCGGCACTACCAAGAATACCTGCGTCGGCCGAGCTTTCGACCGCGGTGGCTGGCGCGACTGGGCCTGCGGCTACTGGTCCGACCTCTCAGGCGGCGTGATTATCAGGCGGCGCAGCACGTTGATGTCTTTTTGGCCAATTCCACCGCCATTCAGGCTGATATCAAGCAGTTTTATGACCGAGACAGCATCGTCGTCTTTCCACCGGTGCAGACAACCAGGTTTATGGCGCTCGCAAAAACCAGGCCGCGCTCCGTGACGCTACCTAACCGACCGCGCTGCCTGGTATGGGGGCGCCTGGTGCCGATGAAGCGGCTGGACTTGGTGATTCAGGCCTGCCAGCAGCTTGGTTGGCCGCTCGACATCATGGGCGATGGGCCTGATCGCGAGCGGCTGGAGAAGTTGGCGGGTGAATCGACGCGCTTTCTTGGCTACGTCAGTGACGAGGCCCGGGCTGCCGCCATTCAACAAGCCGACTTATTTATCTTTACCGCCCACGAAGATTTTGGCGTCGCACCAGTTGAGGCCTTGGCCGCTGGACTGCCGGTGGTGGCCTACCAAGCTGGTGGCGCGCTGGATTATATCAGCCCCGGCAAGAACGGCTGGTTTTTTGCTGAGCAAACCGTTGAGAGCTTGGTGGCAACGCTCCAGACACTGCCCGACCAGCGAGTCTCGCCGCGGGCCATCGCCGCCTCCGCCAAACCATTTGCCGAGCATGCCTTTACACTCGCTATAAAGAAAATTGTGACTAACGAAAGGAGAGGTACTCATGCGCATCGCCATTGA
- a CDS encoding glycosyltransferase family 4 protein — protein MRIAIDARTLRTSTGRYVERLIHYLQKIDNRNDYIILLKPKDMDSWQADNSRFQKVACPFAEFSFAEQRGFKKQLEELRPDLVHFAMVQQPVCYHASPVVTTMQDLTTVRFNNPDKNPVVFWVKQQIYKWVNKKVARKSAHIITISEFVKRDLVDFTGVSPDKITVTLESADELPKGNDPVKELVGKKFIMYIGRPTPHKNLRRLIDAFVLLQQKHPELILALAGKKDGNYARHEAYVTERGMTNVIFTGFVSDEQLRWMYEHTAVYCFPSLSEGFGLPGLEAMLHGAPVASSTATCLPETHGEAAHYFDPHSVEDIARAIDELLTDEKRRRDLIKKGKQHVKTFSWQRMAEQTLAVYEQYGRQDTSS, from the coding sequence ATGCGCATCGCCATTGATGCTCGGACATTGCGGACAAGCACCGGCCGTTACGTCGAACGGCTGATTCACTATCTACAAAAAATTGACAACAGAAATGACTATATTATCTTACTCAAGCCAAAGGACATGGACAGCTGGCAGGCCGATAACTCGCGCTTTCAGAAAGTCGCCTGTCCATTTGCTGAATTTTCGTTTGCCGAGCAACGAGGTTTTAAGAAACAGCTGGAGGAGCTACGCCCAGATCTCGTGCATTTTGCAATGGTTCAGCAGCCCGTGTGCTATCACGCCAGCCCAGTCGTCACCACCATGCAAGACCTCACCACCGTTCGGTTCAACAACCCCGACAAGAACCCGGTAGTCTTTTGGGTGAAGCAGCAAATTTATAAATGGGTCAACAAAAAAGTTGCTCGAAAATCAGCTCATATCATCACTATTTCTGAGTTTGTGAAGCGCGACTTGGTGGATTTTACCGGAGTCAGTCCAGACAAGATTACCGTGACACTCGAGTCCGCCGACGAGCTACCAAAGGGCAATGATCCGGTCAAAGAGCTGGTTGGAAAAAAGTTCATCATGTATATCGGCCGACCGACACCGCATAAAAATTTGCGGCGGCTGATTGATGCATTTGTACTACTACAGCAGAAGCATCCTGAGTTGATACTGGCGTTGGCTGGCAAAAAAGACGGTAACTACGCTCGCCACGAGGCATATGTTACTGAACGCGGCATGACAAATGTCATCTTCACTGGTTTTGTGTCGGACGAGCAACTGCGCTGGATGTACGAGCATACGGCTGTGTATTGCTTCCCGTCGCTGAGCGAGGGCTTTGGCCTGCCGGGTCTCGAAGCCATGCTGCACGGCGCACCGGTCGCCTCGAGCACCGCCACTTGCCTACCAGAAACGCATGGCGAGGCGGCTCACTACTTTGATCCGCATAGCGTCGAGGACATAGCGCGGGCAATTGATGAGCTTTTGACTGACGAGAAACGACGCCGTGACCTCATCAAGAAGGGTAAACAGCACGTCAAAACTTTCTCGTGGCAGCGGATGGCCGAGCAGACGTTGGCGGTGTATGAGCAGTACGGCCGCCAAGACACTAGTTCATAG
- a CDS encoding mannose-1-phosphate guanyltransferase, producing the protein MTIMIIVIIAGGSGTRLWPLSTSTQPKQLLALTSERTMVQQAYDRARKLGDTIYVVTEASHAEALRAQLPELPDEAFLIEPGRRGTAHCIVLALDYINRHHDRTEPIAFIHSDHNVRDVQGFAHSFATAARISRERGCITLIGIEPTFPSTGFGYIQRDGVIDVQAGVYNVESFKEKPDYETAKRYVESGNYLWNCGYFVGSVEVFMREMQQSAPDLWSNYQTLASIADFGSEAYNHTYLALDNQVIDIALIEKAHKLAMVSASFDWMDIGNFKDLHDAVAKDESGNYAYGDNIHTIDVASTYIRNEQPDKPVAVIGLDNVVVVNTPDGVLVARRDVAAKCGDIAKKLQK; encoded by the coding sequence ATGACCATTATGATTATCGTCATTATCGCCGGTGGCTCAGGCACGCGCCTCTGGCCACTCTCAACCTCCACTCAACCCAAACAACTATTAGCTCTCACATCAGAGCGCACCATGGTCCAACAAGCCTATGACCGGGCCAGAAAGCTTGGCGATACTATCTACGTGGTGACCGAGGCGAGCCACGCTGAGGCGCTGCGGGCGCAGCTGCCGGAGCTACCGGACGAGGCCTTTTTGATCGAGCCGGGACGGCGGGGGACGGCGCACTGTATCGTGTTGGCTCTGGATTATATCAATCGCCACCATGACCGGACTGAGCCGATTGCCTTTATTCATTCCGATCATAATGTACGTGACGTCCAGGGGTTTGCCCACTCGTTTGCTACAGCAGCGCGCATTTCTCGCGAGCGTGGTTGTATTACGCTTATTGGCATTGAGCCGACCTTCCCGTCAACTGGCTTTGGTTATATTCAGCGCGATGGGGTGATTGATGTTCAAGCGGGCGTCTATAATGTCGAGTCGTTCAAAGAGAAGCCTGATTACGAGACGGCGAAGCGGTATGTTGAGTCGGGAAATTATCTGTGGAATTGCGGCTACTTCGTTGGCTCAGTCGAGGTGTTTATGCGTGAAATGCAGCAGAGCGCTCCAGATTTGTGGTCGAACTATCAGACGCTGGCGTCAATTGCTGACTTTGGTAGCGAGGCCTATAATCACACATACCTGGCGCTAGATAATCAAGTGATCGATATCGCCCTGATCGAGAAGGCTCATAAACTAGCCATGGTATCGGCCAGCTTTGACTGGATGGACATCGGTAATTTCAAGGATCTACACGACGCGGTCGCCAAGGATGAGTCGGGTAATTACGCATACGGTGACAACATTCATACCATTGACGTCGCTAGTACCTATATTCGCAACGAGCAGCCGGATAAGCCGGTGGCGGTGATCGGCCTTGATAATGTAGTGGTGGTCAACACACCAGACGGTGTGTTGGTGGCGCGGCGAGATGTGGCTGCTAAGTGTGGTGACATCGCGAAGAAATTGCAAAAATAG
- the rfbB gene encoding dTDP-glucose 4,6-dehydratase produces the protein MLVTGGAGFIGSNFVHYTVKHKPEYDITVIDKLTYAGNRANLQPVADQIDFVEGDICDAELMDKLVAENDIIVHFAAESHNDNSLRNPRPFVETNVVGTYTILEAIRKHGKRLHHISTDEVFGDLELDDPNRFTEDTPYNPSSPYSSTKASSDMLVRAWVRSFNVKATISNCSNNYGPYQHIEKFIPRQITNILSDIKPKLYGTGEQVRDWIHVDDHNAAVHLILEKGKLGDTYIIGADNDHVNNKMVIELICELMGKGKDWYEHVNDRPGHDMRYAMDSSKLRRELGWRPEYTDNQTGMHDGLLQTIEWYRDHEDWWKAQKEAVEAAYAKQGQ, from the coding sequence ATGCTAGTCACGGGAGGCGCGGGGTTCATTGGCTCGAATTTTGTGCATTATACCGTCAAACATAAGCCAGAATACGACATCACCGTTATCGACAAACTAACGTATGCGGGTAATCGCGCTAATTTACAGCCAGTGGCTGACCAGATCGACTTTGTGGAAGGTGATATTTGCGACGCAGAGTTGATGGATAAATTAGTGGCTGAAAATGATATCATCGTGCATTTCGCCGCCGAAAGCCATAATGATAATTCTCTGCGCAACCCGCGGCCGTTTGTCGAAACCAACGTGGTCGGTACTTACACAATTCTTGAAGCTATCCGCAAGCACGGTAAGCGCCTACACCACATCTCGACCGACGAAGTGTTTGGCGACTTGGAACTCGACGATCCAAACCGCTTCACTGAAGATACGCCGTACAATCCGTCCAGCCCCTACTCCAGCACCAAAGCATCTAGCGATATGCTGGTACGTGCTTGGGTTCGCAGCTTCAATGTCAAAGCGACAATTTCCAATTGTTCCAACAACTACGGCCCCTACCAACACATCGAAAAATTTATTCCGCGCCAAATCACCAATATCTTGAGCGATATCAAGCCCAAGCTGTACGGCACTGGCGAGCAAGTTCGCGACTGGATTCATGTCGATGATCATAATGCTGCCGTCCATCTCATCCTAGAAAAAGGCAAACTGGGCGACACCTACATCATTGGTGCCGACAACGATCACGTCAACAACAAGATGGTGATTGAACTGATTTGCGAGCTGATGGGTAAAGGTAAAGATTGGTACGAGCACGTCAATGACCGCCCCGGCCACGACATGCGTTATGCCATGGACTCCAGCAAACTACGCCGCGAACTAGGTTGGCGGCCTGAATACACCGATAACCAAACTGGCATGCACGACGGTCTACTGCAAACCATTGAATGGTACCGCGATCACGAAGATTGGTGGAAAGCGCAAAAAGAGGCCGTTGAGGCAGCTTATGCAAAGCAGGGGCAATAG
- a CDS encoding NUDIX domain-containing protein encodes MVATKDIYSQREMNFCRRCGTALNQTSGGFWVCDNQHSIFNNPLPTAGVFFLTSDRQHVVLSRRAINPGKGMVDCIGGFLEAGESIEDATHREITEETGLTKEWYSPLTYFCSVPATYHFQGEDLPVLTSLFWAILHTDAQPKPGDDVAEIVTLPLDGINPEIVFNDDIRKGFKKFLEEEV; translated from the coding sequence ATGGTTGCTACAAAAGATATATATTCTCAGCGCGAAATGAACTTTTGCCGACGATGCGGCACAGCACTGAATCAAACATCTGGCGGGTTTTGGGTCTGCGATAATCAGCATAGTATTTTTAACAATCCCCTGCCAACTGCTGGGGTATTCTTTTTGACATCTGACAGACAACATGTCGTATTGTCCCGGCGAGCTATTAATCCCGGTAAGGGTATGGTTGATTGTATCGGTGGTTTCCTAGAAGCGGGTGAAAGCATTGAGGATGCTACACATCGTGAAATCACCGAAGAAACAGGGCTAACGAAAGAATGGTATAGCCCGCTCACCTACTTCTGCTCAGTACCTGCGACCTATCATTTCCAGGGTGAAGACCTACCAGTCCTCACCAGTCTATTCTGGGCAATCCTGCATACCGATGCACAACCGAAACCAGGCGATGACGTTGCTGAAATAGTCACGTTACCGCTTGACGGAATTAACCCCGAGATCGTGTTCAATGATGATATTAGAAAAGGTTTTAAAAAGTTCTTGGAGGAGGAAGTATGA
- a CDS encoding YdcF family protein: MPERDTFHHGNTVLSEGQATGSPEQTSVPNTAVQESDRQYEDYAFHHQLMCEVTEALGGKRDITYVPFVPDSFGYNNITSVDRNNAAVKEALKTAGAVICVGREIVVDPNHDPAFPERNTTDTASARSNVATSSELFHEACKLGNEDVKVIPTAWMHNRYIDMMFALPVLAEAAGVNVEDVTHISEEQMLRLLADKDLGIFNEVAKQMQVKSKLAHQAFHNIMAKRGVDADNNYEVAKAFLKEYKSYPRTGESVLMKESALEHGVPADRVIEEPDSVDTNTNLLNVATAIENGVYGFEFSEETPLVIVAGQDHLPRTMWIADKIFPPNVPLVFVESDAALPDKETLHDSCNRELASFRKGREWLRNVQGSDYQDHLEKLEHVIGGGYFGNEDIPRKNLAKLAKEIQEEAAAR; this comes from the coding sequence ATGCCGGAAAGAGACACATTTCATCACGGTAACACTGTTCTGTCTGAGGGACAGGCCACCGGCTCTCCGGAACAGACCTCGGTACCTAATACAGCAGTACAAGAGTCTGATCGGCAATATGAGGATTATGCCTTTCATCATCAGCTAATGTGCGAAGTTACCGAGGCGTTGGGCGGCAAACGCGACATTACTTACGTACCATTTGTGCCAGACAGTTTTGGTTATAATAATATTACCAGTGTTGACAGGAATAATGCGGCGGTGAAAGAGGCGCTCAAAACAGCGGGCGCAGTCATTTGTGTTGGTCGTGAAATTGTAGTTGATCCAAATCATGACCCAGCGTTTCCAGAGCGAAACACTACGGACACGGCATCCGCTCGGTCGAATGTTGCCACCTCAAGCGAGTTGTTTCATGAGGCATGTAAGCTAGGCAATGAAGATGTAAAAGTCATTCCTACCGCTTGGATGCACAACCGCTATATTGATATGATGTTTGCATTGCCAGTTCTGGCTGAGGCCGCTGGCGTGAATGTCGAGGACGTTACTCATATATCAGAGGAGCAGATGCTTCGGCTGTTGGCAGACAAGGATCTTGGTATTTTTAATGAAGTTGCCAAACAGATGCAGGTAAAATCCAAACTAGCGCACCAAGCGTTTCATAATATTATGGCCAAGCGTGGGGTCGATGCCGATAATAACTACGAGGTAGCAAAAGCATTTCTTAAAGAGTACAAAAGTTATCCACGAACTGGTGAGTCGGTACTTATGAAAGAGTCAGCCCTAGAACATGGCGTACCAGCGGATCGCGTGATAGAGGAACCCGATTCGGTTGATACGAATACTAACCTCCTCAATGTTGCGACTGCTATTGAGAATGGTGTTTATGGCTTTGAGTTTAGTGAGGAAACTCCGCTCGTGATCGTTGCTGGTCAAGATCACTTGCCGCGCACAATGTGGATTGCTGACAAGATATTTCCTCCGAATGTTCCACTCGTATTTGTTGAAAGTGATGCGGCGCTGCCGGATAAGGAAACTCTCCACGATTCGTGTAATCGTGAGCTTGCATCATTTAGAAAAGGCAGGGAGTGGCTTCGTAATGTCCAAGGTTCAGACTATCAAGATCACCTCGAAAAACTTGAACACGTTATTGGTGGTGGCTATTTTGGTAACGAAGATATACCAAGAAAAAATCTGGCTAAATTAGCAAAAGAGATTCAAGAGGAGGCAGCAGCCCGCTAG
- the rfbA gene encoding glucose-1-phosphate thymidylyltransferase RfbA: MKGIILAGGSGTRLWPITKAISKQLMPIYDKPMVYYPLTTLMQAGIRDILIITTPEEQSGFQRLLGDGSQWGINLQYAVQPSPDGLAQAFIIGEEFVGDDKVALVLGDNIFYGAALDDSLRACTDPEGGVVFAYEVSDPERYGVVEFDKDNQAVSIEEKPAQPKSNFAVVGLYFYDNDVIEIAKGVQPSDRGELEITSVNAEYLRRGKLKVQALDNGDVWLDTGTISSLTDAEDFVRVVQTRTGQIVGSPEKTAFQNGWITREQLEKLAKPLKKSGYGTYLV; the protein is encoded by the coding sequence ATGAAAGGAATTATCTTAGCGGGTGGATCAGGTACACGATTGTGGCCAATTACCAAGGCAATCAGTAAGCAGCTGATGCCGATCTACGACAAACCGATGGTCTACTACCCCCTCACAACACTGATGCAAGCTGGGATTCGTGATATTTTGATTATTACCACACCCGAAGAGCAAAGCGGCTTTCAACGACTACTGGGTGATGGTTCACAGTGGGGTATCAACTTACAATACGCCGTGCAACCAAGCCCAGACGGTCTCGCCCAGGCGTTCATCATTGGTGAGGAGTTTGTCGGTGACGATAAGGTGGCCTTGGTACTTGGTGACAATATTTTTTACGGCGCGGCACTTGATGATTCGTTACGGGCATGTACCGATCCGGAGGGCGGTGTCGTCTTTGCGTATGAGGTGTCTGATCCGGAACGCTATGGCGTCGTCGAGTTTGACAAAGACAATCAAGCAGTGTCAATTGAAGAAAAACCCGCCCAGCCAAAGTCAAACTTTGCGGTGGTTGGACTTTATTTCTATGACAACGATGTGATTGAAATTGCCAAAGGCGTTCAGCCGAGCGATCGTGGCGAGCTAGAGATTACTTCAGTCAACGCTGAATACCTACGCCGTGGCAAATTAAAAGTGCAAGCACTTGATAACGGTGATGTCTGGCTTGATACAGGAACTATCAGCAGCCTAACCGACGCCGAGGACTTCGTTCGTGTCGTTCAAACCCGTACTGGGCAAATCGTTGGTAGTCCAGAAAAAACTGCCTTTCAAAATGGTTGGATTACTCGCGAGCAGCTCGAGAAACTTGCCAAACCGCTCAAAAAATCAGGGTATGGAACATACTTGGTCTAG
- a CDS encoding GtrA family protein: MINKGSMKNISFQIFLFGVVGGVTLLIDTLVTYILYHGAHLPVFLASGIGFLSGFFFNFPMNRKQVFRHNEHDRFSLKTQIILYVLLSVFNLFATSAAVDALVNFHILEIQWAKVVITAIFAVWNFLVFRLVIFTKRKISKKSSGTVPDLFID, encoded by the coding sequence ATGATTAATAAAGGCAGTATGAAAAATATTAGTTTCCAGATATTTTTGTTTGGTGTTGTTGGCGGTGTAACGTTACTGATTGATACGTTGGTGACGTACATTCTTTATCACGGCGCTCACTTGCCGGTGTTTTTAGCAAGTGGTATTGGTTTTTTGTCTGGATTTTTCTTTAATTTCCCCATGAATCGTAAACAGGTTTTTCGCCACAACGAACATGACCGTTTCTCGCTAAAAACACAAATTATCCTCTATGTGCTGCTGAGCGTATTTAACCTGTTCGCTACTTCGGCGGCAGTTGATGCGCTCGTTAACTTCCATATATTAGAGATTCAGTGGGCAAAGGTTGTCATAACGGCAATTTTTGCGGTTTGGAACTTTCTAGTGTTTCGATTAGTTATTTTTACCAAGAGAAAAATATCGAAGAAAAGTAGCGGCACTGTTCCAGACTTGTTTATAGACTAA
- a CDS encoding glycosyltransferase family 2 protein, which produces MFYSIMKGMYRKLETAVVIPCYNEEKMITQTIKKLPKYIDHVIAVNDASTDDTIGVLNKLKKQNDRLIVVDNKTNQGVGGALISGYNYAIEQTKATAIGIVAGDDQFDSSYLQAMLDDFIDQSADYVKASRFFHREAFKTMPKYRQFGNIFISLLTKFSTGYYSITDITNGCGWLRRDIIEKVDFSIVEKRYDYETSMLTALSIVNAKVIDHAVPAHYGDEKSTIKLIPTAWRNLKAVWKGFWRRIYYKYVLYGFHPVALFLFTGMFFLIISLLIAGFLLYVKLFAHQSPTAGSVMLAVLPFILSVQLVLTALTIDVSNENNNFKK; this is translated from the coding sequence ATGTTTTATAGTATAATGAAAGGTATGTATAGAAAATTAGAGACCGCAGTTGTTATACCTTGTTATAACGAAGAAAAAATGATCACTCAAACGATCAAGAAATTACCAAAGTACATTGATCATGTTATAGCCGTTAATGATGCCAGCACTGATGACACCATTGGCGTTCTAAATAAATTAAAAAAGCAAAATGATCGACTGATTGTCGTTGACAACAAAACAAATCAAGGTGTCGGCGGCGCTCTCATCTCAGGATATAATTACGCTATCGAGCAGACCAAAGCGACCGCTATAGGCATCGTGGCAGGAGATGACCAATTCGATTCCTCATATTTGCAAGCGATGCTAGACGATTTTATCGATCAATCGGCAGATTACGTGAAAGCTAGCCGCTTCTTCCACCGAGAAGCCTTTAAGACTATGCCAAAATACCGCCAATTCGGCAATATTTTCATATCATTGCTGACAAAATTCTCAACTGGATATTATTCCATCACAGACATCACTAATGGCTGCGGTTGGCTACGCCGCGACATAATTGAAAAGGTCGATTTCTCCATAGTTGAAAAGCGCTACGACTATGAAACCAGCATGCTGACCGCCTTATCCATAGTCAATGCTAAAGTTATTGACCACGCCGTACCAGCTCATTACGGTGATGAGAAATCAACTATTAAACTAATCCCAACCGCTTGGCGTAACCTCAAGGCTGTATGGAAGGGTTTTTGGCGACGAATTTACTACAAGTACGTTCTGTACGGTTTCCATCCAGTAGCACTGTTTTTGTTTACTGGCATGTTCTTTTTGATCATCTCATTGCTGATTGCAGGTTTCTTGTTGTATGTTAAATTATTCGCTCATCAATCACCGACCGCTGGCAGCGTTATGCTAGCTGTACTACCATTCATCTTAAGCGTACAGCTAGTTTTAACGGCGCTCACCATTGATGTCTCTAATGAGAACAACAATTTTAAGAAATAA
- a CDS encoding HAD family hydrolase encodes MNNKNTFVDFDGTLVDIAPRHYRVYEKCVKALGGTPLNKEEYWKMKRANVSWDKLLPLSGLSINEKDAYLKLFIDRIESQEELGADELFKDSLRMLEQLRANGNKLYLLSLRRNAAALDWQIEHLGIRHLFEKILSGHSDTKEGTLLKKADIVRQTVDKPSEVVIIGDTEADIAAAQQLGATSIALMSGIRNEEFLSAMHPNHLVDGIGDVNNIKL; translated from the coding sequence ATGAATAATAAAAATACCTTTGTTGACTTTGACGGTACGTTGGTTGATATTGCCCCGCGACACTATCGGGTTTATGAAAAATGTGTTAAGGCGCTGGGCGGGACTCCGCTTAACAAAGAAGAATATTGGAAAATGAAGCGCGCTAACGTGTCTTGGGACAAGCTACTACCACTGAGCGGCCTGAGCATTAATGAAAAAGATGCATATCTCAAGCTGTTTATTGACCGGATCGAGTCGCAAGAAGAATTGGGTGCGGATGAACTCTTTAAGGATAGTTTGCGCATGCTAGAGCAGTTACGGGCAAACGGTAACAAGTTGTATCTATTAAGCTTGAGAAGAAATGCAGCTGCCCTTGATTGGCAGATTGAACATTTGGGAATTCGGCATTTGTTTGAAAAGATTTTGTCGGGTCATAGTGACACAAAAGAGGGAACGCTGCTGAAAAAGGCGGATATCGTCAGACAAACAGTGGACAAGCCAAGTGAAGTCGTTATCATTGGCGACACCGAAGCAGACATCGCGGCGGCTCAGCAGCTCGGTGCAACCAGCATCGCCCTTATGAGCGGTATTCGTAACGAGGAATTTTTATCAGCCATGCATCCAAACCATCTCGTTGATGGTATCGGCGATGTAAACAATATCAAGCTGTAG
- a CDS encoding NAD(P)-dependent oxidoreductase translates to MKLLVTGASGFVGRRFLEMAPADWGIVCLGRSQPAKLTERWIQCDLADQKSVESAVKQVSDEAFDAIVHLAAFVPKTAADDTLENARLGNIDATINLLTYFGEKSEKIIIGSTAEVYDQSKIHGPITEDNVVAGGSYYGSTKMASELIAQSYAKKMNKELTILRFSVMYGGYDPIARAIPNFIRAAKAGDDLTIRGANVLRDYVHTDDVARSIICAVNANGAGVVNIGTGRGISIRETAQAIVDSTQSTSRITVLSEDGGTDIVIDISRAEKLLDYHPEVFFPDKLKEMEELYE, encoded by the coding sequence ATGAAACTTCTTGTTACGGGAGCCTCGGGCTTCGTTGGTAGACGTTTCTTAGAAATGGCGCCGGCTGATTGGGGGATTGTTTGTTTGGGCCGGTCTCAACCAGCCAAGCTCACTGAGCGCTGGATCCAGTGTGATTTAGCAGATCAAAAAAGTGTAGAGTCAGCGGTCAAGCAGGTGAGCGATGAGGCATTTGATGCCATTGTCCATTTGGCGGCATTTGTACCAAAAACAGCTGCTGATGACACACTTGAGAATGCAAGACTGGGCAATATAGATGCAACAATTAATCTATTAACTTATTTTGGTGAGAAATCTGAGAAGATTATTATCGGTAGCACAGCAGAGGTATATGATCAATCAAAAATCCACGGCCCAATCACAGAGGATAATGTCGTCGCCGGCGGCTCGTACTACGGCTCTACTAAAATGGCTAGCGAGCTCATCGCTCAGTCGTACGCAAAAAAAATGAATAAAGAGTTAACCATTTTGCGGTTTTCGGTGATGTATGGTGGGTATGATCCTATCGCCCGAGCGATACCAAACTTTATTCGAGCAGCGAAAGCTGGTGATGATTTGACGATTCGTGGCGCAAATGTACTGCGTGATTATGTACATACTGATGATGTTGCCCGCAGCATTATCTGTGCGGTGAATGCGAACGGTGCTGGAGTTGTTAATATTGGTACGGGTCGGGGTATTTCTATTCGGGAGACGGCTCAGGCGATTGTTGATAGTACGCAGTCAACAAGCCGCATCACTGTTTTATCTGAAGACGGTGGTACTGATATAGTCATTGATATATCTCGAGCGGAGAAGTTGCTCGATTATCATCCCGAAGTATTTTTCCCAGATAAACTTAAAGAGATGGAGGAATTGTATGAATAA